One stretch of Chryseobacterium indologenes DNA includes these proteins:
- a CDS encoding LysE family translocator codes for MLELVLSAIILGFMLSLVFIGPIFFLLIETSFSRGPKHALSLDLGVITADLLCIVAAYYASADIVTLIDKHPGFYRITSILIFVYGIVMLVTKTKMHMPGEDKIISQNYIKTFFNGFFFNLLNVGVILFWLVTVISVRNQYPDTSSFILYIGIVIGTYLCIDLAKIFLAKQFHDKLTQKLANQIRRVVGVILIIFSFFIFLQSFKTFNQFDRQLEEAEKKEVKYQKTK; via the coding sequence ATGCTTGAACTTGTACTATCTGCCATTATTTTAGGATTCATGTTGAGTCTGGTTTTTATAGGGCCTATATTCTTCCTGTTAATAGAGACCAGTTTCTCCAGAGGCCCAAAACATGCATTATCATTGGATCTTGGAGTTATTACCGCAGATTTACTGTGTATTGTAGCGGCGTACTATGCCAGTGCAGATATCGTTACTCTCATAGATAAACATCCGGGCTTTTATAGGATCACTTCTATTCTGATTTTTGTTTATGGGATTGTGATGTTGGTTACAAAGACTAAAATGCACATGCCCGGTGAAGACAAGATCATTAGCCAAAACTATATTAAAACCTTTTTTAATGGGTTTTTCTTTAATCTTTTAAATGTAGGAGTCATCCTTTTCTGGCTGGTAACGGTAATTTCCGTAAGGAATCAATATCCGGACACCAGCAGTTTTATTTTATACATAGGCATTGTAATTGGGACCTATCTTTGTATTGACCTTGCCAAAATATTCCTTGCTAAACAGTTTCACGATAAACTTACCCAGAAACTGGCCAATCAGATCAGAAGAGTTGTAGGGGTGATTCTTATTATTTTCAGTTTCTTTATCTTCCTGCAAAGTTTTAAAACGTTTAATCAGTTTGACAGACAATTGGAAGAAGCTGAGAAAAAAGAAGTAAAATATCAAAAAACGAAATGA
- the rnr gene encoding ribonuclease R yields the protein MPKKRKYISHKNDLKLMEIGRLILRFMNANASKIYNYKQIADGIDYKNPRQRELVIQALHKLQGSEKIKEVERGKYIVNLKIAGTLTGIIDFNQSGNAYVNVEGLEDDVFVHSKNVKDALQGDKVLIITYHYKGKKLEGSVLEVLERNRTEFVGTFQKVAHKEFGFVVCDKKSINTDIFIPKGKFNNAEDGDKVIVKMTEWKPGDKNPEGEITQVLGAPGEHETEIHSILAEYGLPYEFPQEVEADADKIDRSITDEEVAKRWDMRTICTFTIDPKDAKDFDDALSIRKLENGNWEIGVHIADVSHYVVPGTILDDEAYQRATSVYLVDRVVPMLPEVLSNDVCSLRPHEDKYTFSAVFELNDQAEIQKQWFGRTVIHSDRRFTYEEAQERIETGQGDLAEEINVLDRLAKIMRNDRIKNGAITFDRSEVRFNLDENNEPVGVYFKISKDSNHLIEEFMLLANKKVSEFISLTRKGEITNNTFIYRVHDDPDPAKLESLRDFVSTFGYKMNLANTKKVAESLNKLLHDVKGKGEENMIETLAMRSMSKAVYSTEPIGHYGLGFAYYSHFTSPIRRYPDLLAHRLLQHYLDGGKSPSRPELEEKAKHCSSMERLAADAERDSIKFMQVKFMEKHLGETFTGVISGVAEFGFWVEIPENGAEGLIKLRDLVDDSYMYDAKTHAVYGVRHGNKYQLGDQVQIKVVKANLIQKQLDFKIVD from the coding sequence ATGCCAAAAAAAAGAAAATATATAAGTCATAAAAATGATTTGAAACTCATGGAAATCGGAAGATTGATTCTTCGTTTCATGAATGCCAACGCATCAAAAATTTATAATTATAAGCAGATCGCTGACGGGATAGATTATAAAAATCCGAGGCAAAGAGAACTTGTGATCCAGGCACTGCATAAACTTCAGGGATCTGAAAAGATCAAAGAAGTAGAAAGAGGAAAATATATCGTGAACCTGAAAATTGCAGGAACGCTTACAGGAATTATCGATTTTAATCAGAGCGGAAATGCTTATGTAAATGTGGAAGGATTAGAAGACGATGTCTTCGTTCATTCTAAAAATGTAAAAGATGCCCTGCAGGGAGATAAGGTTCTTATTATAACTTATCATTATAAAGGAAAGAAGCTGGAAGGGTCAGTTTTGGAGGTTTTAGAGCGAAACAGAACAGAGTTTGTGGGAACTTTTCAGAAGGTGGCTCACAAGGAATTCGGGTTTGTGGTTTGTGATAAAAAATCAATCAATACAGACATTTTTATTCCGAAAGGAAAATTCAATAATGCAGAGGATGGAGATAAGGTAATTGTTAAGATGACAGAATGGAAACCTGGCGATAAAAATCCTGAAGGGGAAATCACACAGGTATTGGGCGCACCGGGAGAACATGAAACAGAGATCCACTCTATTCTTGCAGAATATGGTTTACCTTATGAGTTCCCACAGGAAGTAGAAGCAGATGCTGATAAAATAGACAGAAGCATCACTGATGAAGAAGTGGCAAAACGTTGGGATATGCGTACTATCTGTACGTTTACCATCGACCCTAAGGATGCAAAAGATTTTGATGATGCCTTATCCATCAGAAAACTGGAAAACGGAAACTGGGAAATCGGAGTTCATATTGCCGATGTATCTCATTATGTAGTTCCGGGAACTATTCTTGATGATGAAGCATATCAGAGAGCAACTTCAGTTTATCTTGTAGACAGAGTGGTACCAATGCTTCCGGAAGTATTGAGTAATGATGTATGTTCTCTTCGCCCTCATGAAGATAAATATACCTTCTCGGCAGTTTTTGAACTGAACGATCAGGCTGAAATCCAGAAACAGTGGTTTGGAAGAACCGTTATTCATTCAGACAGAAGGTTTACTTACGAGGAAGCTCAGGAACGTATTGAAACGGGTCAGGGAGATTTGGCTGAGGAAATCAATGTTCTTGACAGATTAGCGAAGATTATGCGTAACGACCGTATCAAAAACGGAGCGATTACTTTTGACAGAAGTGAAGTAAGATTCAATCTGGACGAAAATAATGAGCCGGTTGGGGTATACTTCAAAATCAGTAAAGATTCCAATCACCTGATCGAGGAATTTATGCTTTTAGCCAATAAGAAAGTTTCTGAATTTATCTCTTTAACAAGAAAAGGAGAAATAACAAATAATACATTCATCTACAGGGTTCACGATGATCCGGATCCTGCTAAGTTAGAATCGTTAAGAGATTTTGTCTCTACTTTCGGATATAAGATGAATTTAGCGAATACCAAAAAGGTAGCAGAATCTTTGAATAAACTTTTACATGATGTAAAAGGAAAAGGAGAAGAAAATATGATTGAAACCCTTGCGATGAGAAGTATGAGTAAAGCGGTGTACTCTACAGAGCCAATTGGTCACTATGGGCTAGGATTTGCTTATTACAGTCACTTCACCTCTCCTATCCGTCGTTATCCGGATTTACTTGCCCACCGTCTTCTTCAACATTATCTGGACGGAGGAAAATCTCCAAGCAGACCGGAGCTGGAAGAAAAAGCAAAACACTGCAGTTCTATGGAAAGACTGGCAGCTGATGCAGAAAGAGATTCCATTAAGTTTATGCAGGTAAAATTCATGGAGAAACATCTTGGTGAAACGTTCACCGGGGTTATTTCCGGAGTAGCTGAATTTGGCTTCTGGGTAGAAATTCCTGAAAATGGTGCTGAAGGTCTTATCAAACTAAGAGATTTAGTGGACGATTCTTATATGTATGATGCGAAAACTCATGCTGTATATGGAGTAAGACACGGAAATAAATACCAGTTGGGAGATCAGGTTCAGATTAAAGTGGTAAAGGCAAATCTGATCCAAAAGCAGTTAGACTTTAAGATTGTTGATTAA
- the rpiB gene encoding ribose 5-phosphate isomerase B translates to MKRKIAIAADHAGYEYKEIVKNYLSEKFEVQDFGTFSTNSVDYPDFVHPAATSVENGENELGILICGSGNGVQITANKHQKIRCALCWMPEIATLARQHNDANMISMPARFISKELAIEIVDKFLSTEFEGGRHQNRVDKIAVC, encoded by the coding sequence ATGAAAAGAAAAATTGCTATCGCAGCGGACCATGCAGGCTATGAATATAAGGAGATTGTTAAGAACTACCTTTCAGAAAAGTTTGAGGTTCAGGATTTTGGAACGTTTTCCACAAACAGTGTGGATTATCCGGACTTTGTTCACCCTGCGGCAACCTCTGTGGAAAACGGAGAGAATGAGCTTGGAATTTTGATCTGTGGAAGCGGAAATGGGGTTCAGATCACTGCGAACAAACATCAGAAGATCAGATGTGCACTTTGCTGGATGCCGGAGATTGCAACATTGGCAAGACAGCATAATGATGCCAATATGATTTCTATGCCGGCAAGGTTTATATCAAAAGAACTGGCGATTGAAATTGTTGACAAATTTCTTTCTACAGAGTTTGAAGGTGGAAGACACCAGAACAGAGTTGATAAGATTGCTGTTTGCTAA
- a CDS encoding phosphoglycerate kinase, with product MKTINDFNFKDKKALVRVDFNVPQDDQLNVTDNTRIVAVKPTVEKILQDGGSVILMTHLGRPKGEVKDEFSLKHILGEVSTVLGKEVKFVDECIGEKAEQAAADLKPGEILLLENVRFHNEEEKGDEGFAEQLSKLGDAYVNDAFGTAHRAHASTAVIAKFFPSTKFFGLLMSKELQAIDKVLKSGEKPVTAILGGSKVSTKITIIENILPAVDNLIIGGGMAFTFIKALGGKIGTSLVEDDKLPLALEILAKAKEHKVKVYLPSDAIIAESFSNDVERKEVDIYAIPEGWMGLDAGHKSRDQFNDVLLNSRTILWNGPIGVFEMSHFAGGTIALGDSIAEATRLGAFSLVGGGDSVAFVKQFGYADKVSYVSTGGGAMLESLEGLELPGVAAINN from the coding sequence ATGAAAACAATTAACGATTTCAATTTTAAAGATAAGAAAGCTCTTGTAAGAGTTGACTTCAATGTTCCACAGGATGACCAGTTGAATGTGACTGATAACACCAGAATTGTTGCGGTGAAACCAACCGTTGAAAAAATTCTTCAGGATGGTGGTTCAGTTATTTTAATGACACACCTTGGAAGACCAAAAGGAGAAGTGAAGGATGAGTTTTCTCTGAAACATATTCTTGGGGAAGTTTCAACTGTTCTTGGAAAGGAAGTGAAATTTGTTGATGAGTGCATTGGAGAGAAAGCTGAACAGGCTGCAGCTGATTTGAAACCTGGAGAAATTTTATTATTGGAGAATGTTCGTTTTCATAATGAAGAGGAAAAAGGGGATGAAGGCTTTGCAGAGCAACTTTCAAAATTAGGAGATGCTTATGTAAATGATGCTTTCGGAACGGCGCACAGAGCTCATGCTTCCACTGCTGTTATAGCTAAATTTTTCCCATCAACTAAATTTTTCGGTTTATTGATGAGCAAAGAGCTTCAGGCTATTGATAAAGTTTTGAAAAGTGGTGAAAAACCTGTCACTGCTATCCTAGGAGGATCTAAGGTTTCAACTAAAATTACTATTATAGAAAATATTCTTCCGGCAGTAGACAATTTGATTATTGGCGGTGGAATGGCATTCACATTTATTAAAGCGTTAGGAGGAAAAATCGGAACTTCATTAGTAGAAGATGATAAGCTTCCTTTGGCTTTGGAAATTTTAGCAAAAGCTAAAGAACATAAGGTAAAAGTATATTTACCATCCGATGCTATTATTGCTGAGAGCTTCAGTAATGATGTTGAAAGAAAAGAGGTTGATATCTATGCTATTCCTGAAGGATGGATGGGACTAGATGCTGGTCATAAATCAAGAGATCAGTTCAACGATGTATTATTAAATTCAAGAACAATTCTTTGGAATGGACCTATTGGGGTTTTTGAAATGTCACATTTTGCTGGCGGAACAATTGCTCTTGGAGACAGTATTGCTGAAGCAACAAGATTGGGAGCTTTCTCTCTAGTAGGAGGAGGTGACAGTGTTGCATTCGTTAAGCAATTTGGATATGCTGATAAAGTAAGTTATGTTTCTACAGGTGGAGGAGCAATGCTTGAAAGTCTTGAGGGACTTGAGCTTCCTGGTGTAGCTGCCATCAACAATTAA
- a CDS encoding class I SAM-dependent methyltransferase: MKIKDHFLSQEIFEIKETETNGVYKTSPIPSNISRYYESEDYISHHQDSGSLKEKLYKFLQSFNLRYKKNILVERIQQGSKVLDYGCGAGEFVKYIENDFETFGFEPDADARKAAQGKITKAKILDDIQKIEDRSLDAITLWHVFEHIENQDEMLNIFHSKLKDKGLLIIAVPNPTSYDAKHYKEYWAAYDVPRHIYHFSKQGMKNLISKKPDWKMRKIKPLILDSYYISMLSEKYKKSPLFWLKASIYGTISNIKASFSNEFSSLIYIIEKR; encoded by the coding sequence ATGAAAATAAAAGATCATTTTCTTTCACAGGAAATATTTGAAATTAAAGAAACAGAAACAAATGGGGTATACAAAACCTCCCCTATTCCATCTAATATTTCCAGATACTACGAAAGTGAAGACTACATTTCTCATCACCAGGATTCCGGAAGTCTGAAAGAAAAATTATATAAGTTTCTTCAGTCCTTTAATCTTCGTTACAAAAAAAATATTCTTGTGGAAAGAATTCAACAGGGATCAAAAGTATTAGACTATGGATGTGGTGCAGGAGAGTTTGTAAAGTATATAGAAAATGATTTTGAAACATTCGGTTTTGAACCGGATGCTGATGCAAGAAAAGCAGCACAGGGAAAAATTACAAAAGCGAAAATTCTTGACGATATTCAGAAAATAGAAGACAGAAGTTTAGATGCAATTACCTTATGGCATGTGTTTGAACATATAGAGAACCAGGATGAAATGCTCAATATTTTTCACTCAAAATTAAAAGACAAAGGGCTTCTTATTATTGCTGTTCCCAATCCTACTTCTTATGATGCGAAACATTATAAAGAATACTGGGCGGCTTATGATGTACCGAGACACATCTATCATTTTTCCAAACAAGGAATGAAAAATCTGATTTCCAAAAAACCAGATTGGAAAATGAGAAAGATCAAACCTTTGATCCTTGACTCTTATTATATCTCTATGCTCAGCGAAAAATATAAAAAATCACCTCTATTCTGGCTAAAAGCGAGTATCTACGGAACGATTTCGAACATAAAAGCCTCTTTTTCGAACGAATTTTCAAGTTTGATATATATTATCGAAAAAAGATAG
- the mnmG gene encoding tRNA uridine-5-carboxymethylaminomethyl(34) synthesis enzyme MnmG has protein sequence MISEIYDVIVVGAGHAGCEAAAAAANLGSKTLLITMNMQTIGQMSCNPAMGGIAKGQIVREIDAMGGYSGIVADKSAIQFKMLNLSKGPAMWSPRTQNDRMLFAEEWRLALENTPNLDFFQDMVKQLIVENNKVTGVITSLGIEIKAKSVVLTNGTFLNGLIHVGDKQLGGGRMGEPRAFGITEQLVTLGFEAGRMKTGTPPRVDGRSLDYSKMEEQKGDENPQKFSYLDTPKLTKQLSCHIVYTNETVHDILREGFDRSPMFNGTIQSLGPRYCPSIEDKINRFAERNRHQLFVEPEGWKTVEIYVNGFSSSLPEDVQIKAMKHIAGFENVKVFRPGYAIEYDYFPPTQLKHTLETKLIDNLYFAGQINGTTGYEEAAGQGLIAGINAHNKVHEKDEFILNRDEAYIGVLIDDLITKGTEEPYRMFTSRAEYRLLLRQDNADIRLTEKAYQLGLAKEDRLRKVETKISESQQLEEFLRETSLKPGIINPILESIESSPVDQAYRAAQILTRPNMTLEKLDEIDFIKETSSQYNDEVREQAEINIKYKGYIEKEKENVAKLNRLENIKIPEDFDYAKLSSLSAEAKQKMSNVRPKTIAQAGRISGVSPADINVLLVYLGR, from the coding sequence ATGATTTCAGAAATATATGATGTGATCGTAGTAGGTGCAGGACACGCAGGATGCGAAGCAGCAGCAGCAGCAGCCAACCTGGGTTCAAAAACCCTATTGATTACAATGAATATGCAGACCATCGGACAGATGAGCTGCAACCCGGCAATGGGTGGAATTGCAAAAGGCCAGATCGTAAGAGAGATTGATGCAATGGGTGGATACTCCGGAATCGTAGCAGACAAATCTGCCATCCAATTCAAAATGCTGAATCTTTCAAAAGGTCCTGCCATGTGGTCTCCAAGAACCCAAAATGACAGAATGCTTTTTGCCGAAGAATGGCGACTGGCTTTAGAGAATACTCCTAATCTTGATTTCTTTCAGGATATGGTGAAACAACTCATTGTGGAGAACAATAAAGTAACCGGAGTCATTACTTCATTAGGAATTGAGATTAAAGCAAAATCTGTAGTTCTTACCAACGGAACTTTTTTGAATGGATTGATTCACGTTGGCGATAAACAATTAGGCGGTGGAAGAATGGGTGAGCCAAGAGCGTTTGGGATCACTGAACAACTGGTAACTTTAGGTTTCGAAGCCGGAAGAATGAAAACCGGTACTCCACCAAGAGTTGATGGAAGAAGTTTGGATTATTCAAAGATGGAAGAACAAAAAGGAGATGAAAATCCTCAAAAGTTCAGTTATCTTGACACTCCTAAATTAACAAAACAATTAAGTTGCCATATTGTATATACTAACGAAACGGTACATGATATTCTTCGTGAAGGTTTCGATAGAAGTCCAATGTTTAATGGAACGATTCAGAGCTTGGGCCCAAGATACTGTCCAAGTATTGAAGATAAAATTAATCGTTTCGCAGAAAGAAACAGACACCAGCTTTTCGTAGAACCGGAAGGATGGAAAACTGTTGAGATCTACGTAAACGGTTTCAGTTCTTCTCTTCCGGAAGATGTTCAGATCAAAGCAATGAAACATATTGCAGGATTTGAAAACGTAAAAGTTTTCCGTCCGGGGTATGCTATTGAATATGACTACTTCCCTCCTACCCAATTGAAACATACTTTAGAAACAAAATTGATCGACAATTTATATTTCGCTGGACAGATCAACGGGACTACAGGATACGAAGAAGCAGCAGGTCAAGGTCTGATTGCCGGAATCAATGCTCACAATAAAGTTCATGAAAAAGATGAATTTATCCTGAACAGAGATGAGGCTTACATCGGAGTATTGATTGATGACCTGATTACAAAAGGAACTGAAGAACCCTACAGAATGTTTACTTCACGTGCTGAGTACAGACTTCTATTAAGACAAGATAATGCAGATATCAGATTAACTGAGAAAGCCTATCAACTTGGACTGGCAAAAGAAGATAGATTAAGAAAAGTAGAGACTAAAATATCTGAAAGTCAGCAACTTGAAGAGTTTTTACGCGAAACTTCTTTAAAACCAGGCATTATTAACCCTATTTTAGAATCAATAGAAAGCAGCCCTGTAGATCAGGCTTACAGAGCCGCCCAGATTCTTACCAGACCTAATATGACTTTAGAAAAACTTGATGAAATTGATTTCATTAAAGAAACTTCTTCTCAGTATAACGACGAAGTAAGGGAACAGGCTGAGATCAATATCAAGTACAAAGGCTATATTGAAAAAGAAAAAGAGAATGTAGCTAAATTAAACCGTCTGGAAAACATTAAAATTCCAGAAGATTTTGATTATGCAAAACTTTCAAGCCTTTCTGCAGAAGCAAAACAAAAGATGTCTAATGTACGTCCCAAAACCATTGCACAAGCAGGAAGGATAAGCGGTGTTTCTCCAGCTGATATTAATGTTTTATTAGTATATTTAGGACGTTAA
- the ybeY gene encoding rRNA maturation RNase YbeY, which produces MIQFFYENLPESVDSNYKQWLEDLILSEGKKLGEINYIFCDDEYLLKINQDYLQHDYYTDIITFDYVKGKTISAEIFVSLQRISDNASTLSRDYEDELRRVLAHGILHLIGYKDKTEEEEKEMRRMEDLYLSKYKDLQDYN; this is translated from the coding sequence ATGATACAATTCTTTTACGAAAATTTACCGGAGTCGGTAGATTCAAATTACAAGCAATGGCTGGAAGATCTTATTCTTTCAGAAGGAAAAAAACTAGGAGAAATCAACTATATTTTCTGTGATGATGAATATCTTCTCAAGATTAATCAGGATTATTTACAGCATGATTATTATACTGATATCATCACTTTTGATTATGTAAAAGGGAAGACAATAAGCGCTGAGATTTTCGTATCTTTGCAGCGCATTTCTGATAACGCCTCTACCCTTTCTCGTGATTATGAAGATGAATTAAGAAGGGTTTTAGCCCACGGAATTTTACACCTGATAGGTTATAAAGACAAGACAGAAGAGGAGGAAAAAGAGATGCGAAGAATGGAAGATTTGTACTTATCAAAGTATAAGGATTTACAGGATTATAATTAA